In one Corallococcus sp. EGB genomic region, the following are encoded:
- a CDS encoding CARDB domain-containing protein translates to MSRRTPPWRHSCLFITGVLALTGCSEGVEQEESPPLQQQARALMPGPDLRITELTAPDNAKPGQPVSVTAKVCNTGDQAVYANTQLQVYLSTTPTQQMPGPGTPPPPTQQLLQGQTDVGTVYAGQCVSRSLSIYITPPSGFTGNGAYYLGAIVDAFQAVQESDETNNGFVRGLMGVGSRPDLIVTRVDAPASLAPGQSFSATATVCNTGTESSSVAAVQLYLSTVNGVTMPSPSGPPPATQAMLGGTSIASLAAGQCRMEPIMGNVQMPPTPVPPGTPLYLGAIADAQANVVELREDNNAFVQGLVGVGNGPDLVVRSVTGPASVRQGDPLQATVTVCNAGTQSSNSADVMVVLSTGTSLAAPSSQPRPPTEAPVGNANVPPLSVGQCATRTVQGYAYRPYSPPGEQPLYLGAIVDLPRSVQELREDNNTRADTLVGVGTQPDLTVVTLEAPTNLPLSGPFTVSTKLCNVGTTRSMDSLVEVYITSEPSLAITAGPPPMTAMMAGSANVPALEPRECITRQVSSYGTVPPGATMPNPTLYVGAVVDPRASLLELREDNNVSALSRIGMGSGPDLVVRTLTAPSSVKPATSLWTDVQVCNEGTQFAPNSTVGLFLSTTPTAVSPVQGPPPSQMQIGSVEVSSLQPGACALYTKSVYAAAPPPGAPPSQPLYLVALADVGAQQQELREDNNLGVAGPLLLGNGPDLVVTDVTGPTSAIPYGPVTLNVTVCNTGTDPAGPSRVMGVVSAGETLPTQFPSPGATESVVGEVSLPPLAAGQCVTTPVSGSAPPPYYAEPNSPLYLGARVDSTNQVMELREDNNTRVTSRLVLGNGPDLVVRSVTAPTNPTPYSAFSAQVKICNEGNVSTYGSVPLDLVISTEKSPYVPGQGQPPYTQVQMPVGGVMVPALAVGQCTTLPVQGSFNRPPAATPGQSLYLGAIVDGPNTLQELIEDNNALTMATSIGQAP, encoded by the coding sequence ATGTCTCGGCGTACGCCGCCATGGCGGCATTCGTGTCTCTTCATCACGGGCGTGCTCGCGCTCACCGGTTGTTCGGAGGGGGTCGAGCAAGAGGAATCGCCCCCGCTCCAGCAACAGGCCCGCGCGCTCATGCCCGGTCCGGACCTGCGCATCACGGAGCTGACGGCTCCGGACAACGCGAAGCCCGGCCAGCCCGTCAGCGTCACCGCGAAGGTCTGTAACACCGGTGACCAGGCCGTGTACGCCAACACCCAGCTCCAGGTGTACCTGTCCACCACGCCCACGCAGCAGATGCCGGGGCCGGGGACGCCGCCTCCTCCCACCCAACAGCTCCTCCAGGGCCAGACGGACGTGGGCACCGTGTACGCGGGTCAGTGCGTCAGCCGTTCGTTGAGCATCTACATCACTCCTCCCTCGGGATTCACGGGCAACGGCGCCTACTACCTGGGGGCCATCGTCGACGCGTTCCAGGCGGTGCAGGAGTCGGATGAGACGAACAACGGCTTCGTCCGCGGCCTGATGGGCGTGGGCTCCCGCCCGGACCTGATCGTCACGCGGGTGGATGCACCGGCGAGCCTGGCGCCGGGCCAGTCCTTCAGCGCCACCGCGACGGTGTGCAACACGGGCACGGAGTCCAGCTCCGTCGCCGCCGTGCAGCTGTACCTGTCCACGGTGAATGGCGTGACGATGCCGTCGCCGTCCGGCCCGCCCCCCGCCACGCAGGCGATGCTCGGCGGCACATCCATTGCCAGCCTGGCCGCGGGCCAGTGCCGCATGGAGCCCATCATGGGCAACGTCCAGATGCCGCCCACGCCCGTGCCGCCGGGCACGCCCCTGTACCTGGGCGCCATCGCGGATGCCCAGGCGAACGTGGTGGAGCTGCGCGAGGACAACAACGCGTTCGTGCAGGGCCTGGTGGGAGTGGGCAACGGCCCGGACCTCGTCGTGCGCTCCGTGACGGGGCCCGCGAGCGTGCGTCAGGGCGACCCGCTCCAGGCCACGGTGACGGTGTGCAACGCGGGCACCCAGTCCTCCAACTCGGCGGACGTGATGGTGGTGCTGTCCACGGGGACGTCGCTGGCGGCCCCGTCGTCCCAGCCCCGTCCCCCGACGGAGGCCCCGGTGGGCAACGCCAACGTGCCGCCGCTGTCCGTGGGCCAGTGCGCCACCCGCACGGTGCAGGGATATGCCTACCGCCCGTACTCGCCGCCCGGCGAGCAGCCGCTGTACCTGGGCGCCATCGTGGACCTGCCCCGGAGCGTGCAGGAGCTGCGCGAGGACAACAACACGCGCGCGGACACGCTGGTGGGCGTGGGCACCCAGCCTGATCTCACGGTCGTCACGCTGGAGGCCCCCACCAACCTGCCGCTCAGCGGTCCGTTCACGGTGTCCACGAAGCTCTGCAACGTGGGAACGACGCGCTCCATGGATTCGCTCGTGGAGGTGTACATCACGAGCGAGCCCTCGCTGGCCATCACGGCGGGCCCGCCGCCCATGACCGCCATGATGGCGGGCTCGGCGAACGTGCCCGCGCTGGAGCCGCGTGAGTGCATCACCCGCCAGGTGAGCAGCTACGGCACCGTGCCGCCCGGAGCGACGATGCCGAACCCGACGCTGTACGTGGGCGCCGTGGTGGATCCGCGCGCATCGCTCCTGGAGCTGCGTGAGGACAACAACGTGTCCGCCCTGTCCCGCATCGGCATGGGGTCCGGACCTGACCTCGTGGTGCGCACGTTGACGGCGCCCTCCAGCGTCAAGCCCGCCACCTCGCTGTGGACGGACGTGCAGGTCTGCAACGAGGGCACCCAGTTCGCGCCGAACTCCACGGTGGGGCTCTTCCTGTCCACCACGCCCACGGCGGTGTCGCCCGTCCAGGGCCCGCCTCCGTCCCAGATGCAGATCGGCTCGGTGGAGGTGTCCTCGCTCCAGCCGGGCGCCTGCGCGCTGTACACGAAGTCGGTGTACGCCGCCGCGCCCCCTCCCGGGGCTCCCCCCTCGCAGCCGCTGTACCTGGTGGCCCTGGCTGACGTGGGCGCGCAGCAGCAGGAGCTGCGTGAGGACAACAACCTGGGCGTCGCTGGTCCCCTCCTCCTTGGCAACGGCCCGGACCTCGTGGTGACGGACGTCACCGGTCCCACCAGCGCCATCCCGTATGGCCCTGTCACGCTGAACGTGACGGTCTGCAACACGGGGACGGATCCGGCGGGTCCCTCGCGGGTGATGGGCGTCGTGTCCGCGGGCGAGACGCTGCCCACGCAGTTCCCGTCCCCTGGAGCGACGGAGTCCGTGGTGGGCGAGGTGTCCCTGCCTCCGCTCGCCGCGGGCCAGTGCGTGACGACGCCGGTCAGCGGTTCCGCGCCCCCGCCGTATTACGCCGAGCCCAACAGCCCGCTCTACCTGGGGGCCCGCGTGGACAGCACCAATCAGGTGATGGAGCTGCGTGAGGACAACAACACCCGCGTGACGTCGCGGCTCGTCCTGGGCAACGGCCCGGACCTGGTGGTGCGCTCGGTGACGGCCCCCACGAACCCGACGCCATACAGCGCCTTCAGCGCGCAGGTGAAGATCTGCAACGAAGGCAACGTGTCCACTTACGGCTCCGTGCCGCTGGACCTGGTCATCTCCACCGAGAAGTCCCCCTACGTGCCCGGCCAGGGGCAGCCGCCGTACACCCAGGTCCAGATGCCCGTGGGCGGCGTCATGGTGCCCGCGCTGGCCGTGGGCCAGTGCACCACGCTGCCCGTGCAGGGGTCGTTCAACCGTCCCCCCGCGGCCACGCCCGGGCAGTCGCTCTACCTCGGCGCCATCGTCGACGGGCCGAACACCCTGCAGGAGCTGATCGAGGACAACAATGCGCTGACGATGGCCACGTCCATCGGACAGGCGCCGTAA
- a CDS encoding NAD-dependent epimerase/dehydratase family protein, producing the protein MRVLVTGAAGFIGAHVCERLLARGDAVVGLDALDAAPGDVALRRSRLQRLAGARGFTFLAGDITDAARLGEAFTAARPEGVVHLAARVGVRAPDAEAPAYADTNVTGFVRVLEACREAKVAHLVYASSSSVYGAATPAPFREDAPVDQPLNLYGATKRANELMAHAYSHLHRLPASGLRFFTVYGPWGRPDMAPLLFLRALAKGEPLRLHGDGRMRRDFTFVDDVAEAVLRVLDRPPSGSPPHRLLNVGHGEPVALGDFVGLLERYWGAKAHVTSVPAQPAEMASTWADTSRLEAETGFRPHVSVDAGVARLVAWYREWSGTVR; encoded by the coding sequence ATGCGGGTCCTGGTGACGGGCGCGGCGGGCTTCATCGGAGCCCACGTCTGCGAGCGGCTCCTCGCCCGGGGCGACGCGGTGGTGGGCCTGGACGCGCTGGACGCGGCCCCGGGGGACGTGGCGCTCCGGCGCTCCCGGCTCCAGCGGCTGGCCGGTGCGCGTGGCTTCACCTTCCTGGCCGGGGACATCACCGACGCGGCCCGTCTGGGCGAGGCGTTCACGGCCGCGCGTCCGGAGGGCGTGGTGCACCTGGCCGCGCGGGTGGGTGTGCGGGCCCCGGACGCGGAGGCCCCGGCCTACGCGGACACCAACGTGACGGGCTTCGTGCGGGTGCTGGAGGCCTGCCGCGAGGCGAAGGTCGCGCATCTGGTCTACGCGTCCTCCAGCTCCGTGTACGGCGCGGCCACGCCCGCGCCGTTCCGCGAGGACGCGCCCGTGGATCAACCGCTCAACCTCTACGGCGCCACCAAGCGCGCCAACGAGCTGATGGCGCACGCGTACAGCCACCTGCACCGGCTGCCCGCCAGCGGCCTGCGCTTCTTCACGGTGTACGGGCCGTGGGGGCGGCCGGACATGGCGCCGCTGTTGTTCCTGCGCGCGCTGGCGAAGGGAGAGCCCCTGCGGCTGCACGGCGACGGGCGGATGCGGCGCGACTTCACCTTCGTGGACGACGTGGCGGAGGCCGTGCTGCGCGTGCTGGACCGGCCGCCCTCGGGAAGCCCGCCGCACCGGCTGCTCAACGTGGGGCACGGCGAGCCGGTGGCGCTGGGGGACTTCGTGGGCCTGCTGGAGCGGTACTGGGGTGCGAAGGCCCACGTGACGTCCGTGCCCGCGCAGCCCGCGGAGATGGCCTCCACGTGGGCGGACACCTCGCGGCTGGAGGCGGAGACGGGCTTCAGGCCACACGTGTCCGTGGACGCGGGCGTGGCCCGGCTGGTGGCGTGGTACCGCGAGTGGAGCGGCACCGTCCGCTGA
- a CDS encoding ImuA family protein gives MGAALERSGLAVVEELRERIRQLQAAPRRALSVLRTGVDAVDALLPQGGLPLGTSVELCGEAASGRTSLALRAVATAHREMRLCAWVDGPRELYPPAAAALGVDLERLLVVRPQAFSQRVWSAVQLARSGAFTAVVVDLTLGVGAPGRPERLALTEARKLADAAARGGTLVLLLTSPEAPADGLARLRLEARGVQGWSVELERSRGGGVGTRIVRPWRELYPEVGLDAGARLLDADVAQAGDAGPGFYRDPADRVRNGMGILGQRPGRDAPMPSLGGALSPDGR, from the coding sequence ATGGGCGCGGCGCTGGAGCGGTCGGGGTTGGCGGTGGTGGAGGAGCTGCGTGAACGGATCCGCCAGTTGCAGGCGGCGCCCCGCCGCGCGCTGTCGGTGCTGCGCACGGGCGTGGACGCGGTGGACGCGCTCCTGCCGCAGGGGGGCCTGCCGCTGGGGACCTCCGTGGAGCTGTGCGGCGAGGCCGCGTCGGGGCGCACCAGCCTGGCGTTGCGCGCGGTGGCGACCGCGCACCGGGAGATGCGCCTGTGCGCGTGGGTGGATGGTCCCCGGGAGCTCTATCCGCCGGCCGCGGCGGCGCTGGGCGTGGACCTGGAGCGGCTGCTCGTCGTGAGGCCCCAGGCCTTCTCGCAGCGGGTGTGGTCCGCCGTGCAGCTCGCGCGCAGCGGGGCCTTCACGGCGGTGGTGGTGGACCTGACGCTCGGTGTGGGCGCTCCGGGGCGCCCGGAGCGGCTGGCCCTGACGGAGGCGCGCAAGCTGGCGGACGCGGCGGCGCGGGGCGGGACGCTGGTGCTGCTCCTGACGTCGCCGGAGGCGCCCGCGGACGGGCTCGCGCGGCTGCGGCTGGAGGCCCGGGGCGTCCAGGGCTGGTCCGTGGAATTGGAGCGCAGCCGGGGCGGGGGCGTGGGCACGCGCATCGTGCGCCCGTGGCGGGAGCTCTACCCGGAGGTGGGGCTGGACGCCGGGGCGCGGCTCTTGGACGCGGACGTGGCGCAAGCCGGGGACGCGGGCCCGGGCTTCTACCGCGACCCGGCGGACCGCGTGCGCAACGGGATGGGCATCCTGGGCCAGCGCCCCGGCCGCGACGCGCCCATGCCTTCGTTGGGGGGCGCGCTGTCCCCGGACGGCCGCTGA
- a CDS encoding ATP-binding cassette domain-containing protein has product MPSSSSSVRAHDVCFSFTDAIPVLTDVEFHLAPGWTGLVGPNGAGKSTLLRLLSGELKPTSGQLQFEPDSPLVCLCPQGVEELTPDITAFADAWDALARRLQGQLGLDVTALERWPTLSPGERKRWQVGAALAREPDVLLLDEPTNHLDAEARTWLVAALRRFRGVGVVVSHDRELLETLTQATLRVHGGEAHLYPGAYSAAKGHWEAEREAEIASHQQSKAERDRAAQLLDKARREHQGATLSRSTSRRMRNKNDSDARSIMASTKASWAESRLGHQVTVKRRELERAESAVGTFTVDKTVGRSVFVDYVRSPNPWLFTFDTPGLKAGDVEVLGPTRLDVDREARIRIEGPNGAGKTTLLKALLEQARVPREKLLYLPQDLSAEETRAMLDAVRELPPEERGRVMSLVAALGVDPHRLLGSGQPSPGEARKLAIARGLGQHAWALVLDEPTNHLDLPSIERLEAALHDYPGALLLVTHDAPFARACTTTRWLVANGRVEVE; this is encoded by the coding sequence ATGCCCTCGTCCTCTTCCTCCGTGCGCGCGCACGACGTGTGCTTTTCGTTCACTGATGCCATCCCCGTCCTCACGGACGTGGAGTTCCACCTCGCCCCGGGCTGGACGGGCCTCGTCGGTCCCAACGGCGCCGGCAAGTCCACCCTGCTGCGCCTCTTGTCCGGGGAGCTGAAGCCCACGTCCGGGCAGCTCCAGTTCGAGCCGGACTCGCCGCTCGTGTGCCTGTGTCCGCAGGGCGTGGAGGAGCTCACGCCCGACATCACCGCCTTCGCGGACGCCTGGGACGCGCTGGCGCGCAGGCTCCAGGGCCAGCTGGGCCTGGACGTCACCGCGCTGGAGCGCTGGCCCACGCTGTCCCCGGGCGAGCGCAAGCGCTGGCAGGTGGGCGCGGCGCTCGCCCGCGAGCCGGACGTGCTGCTGTTGGATGAGCCCACCAACCACCTGGACGCGGAGGCGCGCACGTGGCTGGTGGCCGCGCTGCGCCGCTTCCGGGGCGTGGGCGTCGTCGTGTCCCACGACCGCGAGCTGTTGGAGACGCTCACCCAGGCCACGCTGCGCGTGCACGGCGGCGAGGCCCACCTGTACCCGGGCGCCTACTCCGCCGCGAAGGGCCACTGGGAGGCGGAGCGCGAGGCGGAGATCGCCTCCCACCAGCAGTCCAAGGCGGAGCGCGACCGGGCCGCGCAGTTGCTGGACAAGGCCCGGCGCGAGCACCAGGGCGCCACCCTGTCGCGCAGCACCAGCCGGCGGATGCGCAACAAGAACGACAGCGACGCGCGCTCCATCATGGCATCCACGAAGGCCAGTTGGGCGGAGTCGCGCCTGGGCCACCAGGTCACCGTGAAGCGCCGCGAGCTGGAGCGCGCTGAATCCGCCGTGGGCACCTTCACCGTGGACAAGACGGTGGGCCGCTCCGTGTTCGTGGACTACGTGCGCTCGCCCAACCCGTGGCTCTTCACCTTCGACACGCCGGGCCTGAAGGCCGGCGACGTGGAGGTGCTGGGGCCCACTCGCCTGGACGTGGACCGCGAGGCGCGCATCCGCATCGAGGGCCCCAACGGCGCCGGCAAGACGACGCTGCTGAAGGCCCTGCTGGAGCAGGCGCGCGTGCCCCGCGAGAAGCTGCTGTACCTGCCCCAGGACCTGAGCGCGGAGGAGACGCGCGCCATGCTCGATGCGGTGCGCGAGCTGCCTCCGGAGGAGCGCGGCCGGGTGATGTCCCTGGTGGCCGCGCTGGGCGTGGATCCGCACCGGCTGCTCGGGTCCGGACAGCCGTCGCCCGGCGAGGCGCGCAAGCTGGCCATCGCGCGCGGCCTGGGCCAGCACGCCTGGGCCCTGGTGTTGGACGAACCCACCAACCACCTGGACCTGCCGTCCATCGAGCGGCTGGAGGCGGCGCTGCACGACTACCCCGGCGCGCTGCTGCTCGTCACCCACGATGCCCCCTTCGCCCGCGCCTGCACCACCACGCGCTGGCTGGTCGCGAACGGACGCGTCGAGGTGGAATGA
- a CDS encoding DNA polymerase Y family protein: MRRGYLHVTRFPVQRKVIESPALAGQPLVLVEEVRGQRRVAFASTRALKVGVRPGMTLTAATALEPALQSFPYRPKDEAQALAALGESLLGLCPGFQRDAPEGLWFDASAAHLVGGELELGARVLGVCAGLGYRAHVTVASEAFTSRVLARHGARRVEVVAEGQGARALAPLPLGALEAPAAKAFSVLGLSTLGEVAALPAGAVTARGGAGAARAHARCRGVDDTPFTPEPLEEALEDRVVLDAPADTFEPVQFALKTLLDRLGARLSGRQRAAVRLTFVLRLDPTGEAQVPLLLARPTARAKLLLDLARHRLGELRLERPVAEVAVRVDAHDEDLGQQLALGDEPEGDMALEGVLSRLATTLGEEALFAASLEAVHRPEAAHAPRAFHPPETRRGLLSPSGPLAPEPAAPVTVWREAGAARERPSRLLARPARLDAEVAASGEMLAARLAGRRHRVTAMAGPERLGGEWWTDTPYQRDYYRVHFEGLGPAWVYRDGRDGGFYLQGLFD; this comes from the coding sequence ATGCGGAGGGGCTACCTGCACGTCACGCGCTTCCCGGTGCAGCGCAAGGTCATTGAGTCGCCCGCGCTCGCGGGACAGCCGCTGGTGCTGGTGGAGGAGGTGCGCGGCCAGCGCCGGGTGGCCTTCGCCTCCACGCGCGCGCTGAAGGTCGGCGTGCGGCCGGGGATGACGCTGACGGCGGCCACCGCGCTGGAGCCGGCGCTGCAGTCCTTCCCATACCGGCCGAAGGACGAGGCCCAGGCGCTGGCCGCGCTGGGGGAGTCGCTGCTCGGCCTGTGTCCGGGCTTCCAGCGCGACGCGCCGGAAGGCCTGTGGTTCGACGCGAGCGCGGCGCACCTGGTGGGGGGGGAGCTGGAGCTGGGCGCGCGCGTGCTGGGGGTCTGCGCCGGGCTGGGCTACCGGGCGCACGTGACGGTGGCGTCGGAGGCGTTCACCTCGCGGGTGCTGGCGCGGCATGGGGCCCGGCGGGTGGAGGTGGTCGCGGAGGGGCAGGGCGCGCGCGCGTTGGCGCCACTGCCGCTGGGCGCGCTGGAGGCCCCGGCGGCGAAGGCCTTCTCCGTCCTGGGCCTGTCCACGCTGGGGGAGGTGGCGGCGCTGCCGGCCGGAGCGGTGACGGCGCGCGGAGGCGCGGGCGCGGCCCGTGCCCATGCGCGGTGCCGGGGCGTGGACGACACGCCCTTCACGCCGGAGCCGCTGGAGGAGGCGTTGGAGGACCGGGTGGTGCTGGACGCGCCCGCGGACACCTTCGAGCCCGTGCAGTTCGCGCTCAAGACGCTGTTGGACCGGCTGGGCGCGCGGCTCTCCGGGCGGCAGCGGGCGGCGGTGCGGCTCACCTTCGTGCTGCGCCTGGACCCCACCGGCGAGGCCCAGGTGCCGCTGTTGCTGGCGCGTCCCACGGCGCGAGCGAAGCTGCTGTTGGACCTGGCGCGGCACCGGCTGGGGGAGCTGCGGCTGGAGCGGCCGGTGGCGGAGGTCGCCGTGCGGGTGGACGCGCACGACGAGGACTTGGGGCAGCAGCTGGCGCTGGGGGACGAGCCCGAGGGGGACATGGCCCTGGAGGGCGTGCTGTCGCGGCTGGCGACGACGCTGGGCGAGGAGGCGCTGTTCGCGGCGTCCCTGGAGGCGGTGCACCGGCCGGAGGCCGCGCACGCGCCCCGGGCCTTCCACCCGCCGGAGACGCGGCGCGGCCTGCTGTCCCCCTCCGGCCCGCTGGCGCCGGAGCCTGCCGCGCCCGTCACCGTCTGGCGCGAGGCAGGGGCGGCCCGGGAGCGGCCGTCGCGGCTGCTGGCCCGGCCGGCCCGGCTGGACGCGGAGGTGGCGGCGTCCGGGGAGATGCTGGCGGCGCGGCTCGCGGGGCGGCGGCACCGGGTGACGGCCATGGCGGGGCCGGAGCGACTGGGCGGCGAGTGGTGGACGGACACCCCGTACCAGCGGGACTACTACCGCGTGCACTTCGAGGGGCTGGGGCCCGCCTGGGTGTACCGGGACGGGCGGGACGGAGGCTTCTACCTGCAGGGGTTGTTCGATTGA
- a CDS encoding VWA domain-containing protein, with translation MKLHTCAHLLSLSALLALGCHSPVDDAGSTVPDACEATPPVVAPQKTDILFVIDNSGSMREEQQGIATELPAFLSALKAGSGVIQDFRVGVITTSVYQRQVFPDGADVIRSFPDQEGRLQPVKDESNQPTAERFIESSDPQLLPKFQRLVNQGTSGSGQETPFEAVRLAVASPLATQPLAEGGNGGFLRDDARLLVVVVSDEDDCSSTQRPPPVALGQDTAVDSCTAQGDKLTPVSEYYQAFQSLKDSRGASREVLWATIGPVALTDKRAELTTETVGGTTYVRNVDCPTSYGPGYRQSDMAKAFDATRANLDSICKASYQQTLLDIAELATVAQSVAVMNLPDPRLAVVYVTRADGSVQTCTAANGDFRYEPPSGGRAARIFFLGPCLRRVGDTKVEVKVLCAG, from the coding sequence GTGAAGCTCCACACCTGCGCCCACCTGTTGTCGCTGTCCGCGCTCCTGGCGCTCGGATGCCACTCCCCCGTGGATGACGCGGGCTCCACCGTCCCGGATGCCTGCGAGGCCACCCCTCCGGTGGTCGCTCCCCAGAAGACGGACATCCTCTTCGTCATCGACAACTCTGGATCCATGCGGGAGGAGCAGCAGGGCATCGCCACGGAGCTGCCCGCCTTCCTGTCCGCGCTGAAAGCGGGCAGCGGGGTGATCCAGGACTTCCGCGTGGGCGTCATCACCACGTCCGTGTACCAGCGCCAGGTCTTCCCGGACGGGGCGGACGTCATCCGCTCCTTCCCGGATCAGGAGGGGCGGCTGCAGCCGGTGAAGGACGAGTCCAACCAGCCCACCGCCGAGCGCTTCATCGAGAGCTCGGATCCGCAGCTGCTGCCCAAGTTCCAGCGGTTGGTGAACCAGGGAACGTCCGGCAGCGGCCAGGAGACGCCCTTCGAGGCGGTGCGGCTGGCGGTCGCCTCCCCCCTGGCCACCCAGCCCCTGGCGGAAGGGGGCAACGGGGGCTTCCTGCGGGATGACGCCCGCCTGCTGGTGGTGGTGGTGTCGGACGAGGACGACTGCAGCTCCACGCAGCGGCCGCCCCCGGTGGCGCTGGGGCAGGACACGGCCGTGGACTCGTGCACCGCCCAGGGGGACAAGCTGACGCCGGTGTCGGAGTACTACCAGGCGTTCCAGTCCCTGAAGGACAGCCGGGGCGCGTCGCGCGAGGTGCTGTGGGCGACCATCGGGCCGGTGGCGCTGACGGACAAGCGGGCGGAGCTGACGACGGAGACGGTGGGCGGCACCACCTACGTGCGCAACGTCGATTGCCCGACGTCCTATGGGCCCGGCTACCGGCAGAGCGACATGGCGAAGGCGTTCGACGCGACCCGGGCGAACCTGGATTCCATCTGCAAGGCGAGCTACCAGCAGACGCTGCTGGATATCGCGGAGCTGGCCACGGTGGCGCAGAGCGTGGCCGTGATGAACCTGCCGGATCCGCGGCTCGCGGTGGTGTACGTCACGCGGGCGGACGGCTCCGTGCAGACGTGCACGGCGGCCAACGGCGACTTCCGCTACGAGCCCCCCAGCGGCGGCCGCGCCGCGCGCATCTTCTTCCTGGGCCCGTGCCTGCGCCGCGTGGGCGACACGAAGGTGGAGGTGAAGGTGCTGTGCGCCGGCTAG